The following DNA comes from Kitasatospora sp. NBC_01287.
ATCGCCTCCGTGATGCTCTCCCAACTGGTCATCAACGCCTGCGTGGTCTGCGTGCGGTTGCTGGCCCCGCGATCCTCGGAAGCCTCGGACGCACTGGTGTTCGCACTCGGCCAGGCGATCGTGATGGCTCGAGTGCCGCTGTTCGCCTACAGCGCCCTGCAGGCGTCCATGGTCTCGGCCCTCTCCGGAGCCGCGGCCGCCGGCGATCACGGGGAGTTCCGCAAGGTGCTGACCAGGACCACCGCCGTGGTAGCCGCGATGTGTATCGGCTGCGGACTGCCGGTGGTTCTGCTGGGCGCCTGGCTCAACCCGTTGCTGTTCAACGCCAAGCACCTGCTCGGCCCGCTGGACTTCGCCTGGCTGGTCCTGGGCACCCTGTTCTACCTGCTGGCCACCGTCTTCGGGCAGGCCCTGATGTCGAGCTCCCAGCACCGTCGGCAGCTGCTGGGATGGGCGGCGGGTTCCGTAGCATTGGTGTGCGTCGCACTTGCGCCGGGCAATGTCGGTCTCCGGGCCGAACTCGCCTACCTGGCAGGTGCGACGGTAAGTGCGGTGTTGATGCTGTGGTCGCTCTACCGGGCGCTTCCCGGCTCACGCTCGCCCGCGGAGCCCTCCGGGCAGTTGGCGGAGGAGGACTCCACCGCTTTGATCCGCAGCGTCTGAGAGCGCGGAGAAGATCCGTGATCGGCCGATGACTTGAGCCTCAGCGAGAGACCGACCCAGGCACGCCGCAGCGTGCCCTACCCAGAGCATGGAGTCCCCGTGTCCGAGTACGACAATGTCTGGCTGGTGATTCCGGCCTACAACGAGGGCCAAGTGATCGCCGGCGTGGTGGAAGAGGCTCGCAAGATCTTCCCCAATATCGTCGTGGTCGACGACGGCTGCACCGACGACACCGCGGTGCACGTCATGACCACAGGTGCGCACCTCGTGCGGCACCCGGTCAACCTCGGCCAGGGCGCCAGTCTCCAGACCGGCCTCGCCTACGCGCTGGCCCAGCCTGGTGCGGACTACTTCGCGACCTTCGACGCGGACGGCCAGCACCAGACGGCCGACGTCGAGAAGATGGTGGCGTTGCTGCGCGAGGGCAATGTCGACGTCGTTCTCGGCTCGCGGTTCATCGAGCAGAACGGCCAGGTGCCGTGGATCAAGCGCGTGGTGCTGCGGACGGCCGCGACCGTCAGCCCCACCGCCCGCAAGCTCAAGCTCACCGATGCGCACAACGGCCTGCGGGTGCTCAACCGTGAAGCGGCATCACGAGTCCGCATCACGATGAACGGCATGGCTCACGCCTCGGAAATCGTCTCGTTCCTGGCCGGTTCCGACCTTCGGGTTGCCGAACTGCCGGTAGACATCCTGTACACCGATTACTCGCGCGCCAAGGGTCAGTCCTTGATCAACGGCGTCAACATACTCTTCGACATCTCGCTGCGGGAGCAAAGCCGCCGATGAATCATCTCTGGATACAGCTGATCCTCGTCCTGGGCGCGGTTGTCGCCGCCTTCCAGTTCATACGCCGCTGGGACCGCGCGAACACCCGTGCCTGGAAGCGCATAGCCTTCTCGCTCTTCGTGGTGGCGAACATCATCGCGGTGCTCTGGCCGACCGGCGTGACCAAGGTCGCCAGTCTGGTAGGAGTCGGCCGCGGCACCGACCTGGTGCTCTACCTGATGGTGATCGCCATGGCCTTCCTCGCGCTCAACACCTACCTGCGGTTCCGCTCGCTGGAGAAGAAGCTCACCGACCTGGCCCGCACCGTGGCGATCAACGAGGGCGTCCGCCTGAACAACGATCGCCTGGACGTCTCCGTACCGACTGAGCGGGTCTCCACGCCGGCCGAGCGCTGAGTTCGACCGCTTCGTCGCGGACACACACGAAAGAGGGCCGGCACTGGGTGCCGGCCCTCTTTCGTCGTGGACTCGACTGCGCCGCTCCGGCGCTCAGTGGGGTCAGGGACCGGCGCGGTGGCCGAAGCAGGTCTTTCGCTGTCGACGCCGGTGTCCAGGGGCCGTGCCCGGCCCCCTCGACGCACGGTCGCGACTCTCCTCACACGCCTCAGGGCCTGGTCCGCACTACGTGGACCAGGCCCTGAGGCGTGTGAGGAGAGTCGGTCAGTTGCCCAGGAGGGCGACCAGTCGGCCCAGCGGGGCCTGGCCGCGGGCCGGGTAGGGGTTGCTCTGCGAGCAGTTGAGCGTGGTCTTCGGCGGCGCGGGAGTGGTCGGCGGCTGCAGCTTCTGCGACGGATGGCACTTGCCGCCCGGGGCGAACGTCGGGCAGCCGCCGTCCAGCTTGCCCTGGGTCTGGGCGATCCAGGCCAGCGAGCCATCGCTGGAGTGCTCGGGGTTGTCCGGCATGTACTTGCTGGCGGTCGCTGAGCCCGCCATCCCGAACAGCAGTCCGAGCGAGCACAGGGCCGCGACGGCCACCCTGATCGAGGTGTGACCCGCGCTCAGGCCACGCGTGTC
Coding sequences within:
- a CDS encoding glycosyltransferase family 2 protein, with protein sequence MSEYDNVWLVIPAYNEGQVIAGVVEEARKIFPNIVVVDDGCTDDTAVHVMTTGAHLVRHPVNLGQGASLQTGLAYALAQPGADYFATFDADGQHQTADVEKMVALLREGNVDVVLGSRFIEQNGQVPWIKRVVLRTAATVSPTARKLKLTDAHNGLRVLNREAASRVRITMNGMAHASEIVSFLAGSDLRVAELPVDILYTDYSRAKGQSLINGVNILFDISLREQSRR
- a CDS encoding DUF2304 domain-containing protein codes for the protein MNHLWIQLILVLGAVVAAFQFIRRWDRANTRAWKRIAFSLFVVANIIAVLWPTGVTKVASLVGVGRGTDLVLYLMVIAMAFLALNTYLRFRSLEKKLTDLARTVAINEGVRLNNDRLDVSVPTERVSTPAER